A stretch of the Proteus sp. ZN5 genome encodes the following:
- the mrpI gene encoding phase variation DNA invertase MrpI gives MKQRKFLTRFEINSILKQAKEGRYPERDYCMFLMCFLHGFRVSELCKLALSDIDLESRILYVRRLKGGLSTTQPIIEEEYEALVNWLKKRETWREADSEWVFLSQKTGPISRQQVYGLLRRLGKKANVSITPHPHMLRHACGYALADLGRDTRLIQDYLGHRNISHTVIYTASNSKRFVHIWDIRN, from the coding sequence ATGAAGCAACGTAAGTTTCTTACACGTTTTGAGATCAATTCTATTTTGAAACAAGCAAAGGAAGGACGGTATCCAGAAAGAGATTACTGTATGTTTTTAATGTGTTTTTTACATGGATTTCGTGTTAGTGAACTATGTAAATTAGCCCTCAGCGATATTGATTTGGAAAGTCGGATACTCTATGTCAGGCGTTTAAAAGGAGGGCTATCTACAACGCAGCCAATTATTGAAGAGGAATATGAAGCATTAGTTAACTGGTTGAAAAAACGGGAAACATGGAGAGAAGCAGATTCTGAATGGGTATTTTTATCTCAAAAAACGGGTCCAATTTCGCGTCAACAAGTCTATGGGTTACTTCGCCGTTTAGGTAAAAAAGCTAATGTATCCATTACTCCTCACCCCCATATGCTGCGCCATGCGTGTGGCTATGCTTTAGCTGATTTGGGGCGAGATACGCGCCTAATTCAAGATTATTTAGGACATCGTAATATTTCACATACCGTTATCTATACTGCAAGTAATTCAAAACGCTTTGTTCACATTTGGGATATAAGAAATTAA
- a CDS encoding slipin family protein: MRTTIKVKQGQLGLLKKDDEYIDVLAAGEHKFFDLRRQLSVELVELNGPAIEREKAEFLRQYHPEWVSEYCFDIVLSDEEIGLLYENGSLKEILAPSTRRLYWNYAQRSMEVLSANELEVSPTLVKKLQHPKLRNQTIKGSEGVLSVDIPTWHAGIIRVNGETQSLLPPGLKGYWRYQHKVDVEVVDMRLQTLDVSGQEILTKDKVTLRINLSASWRYRDVLSAYQLLSSPLEFLYKELQFALREAVGTRTLDELLENKTLIDSLVSEKISEVTKGYGIEVASLGVKDIVLPGEMKTILAQVVEAEKSAQANVIRRREETSATRSLLNTAKVMENNPVALRLKELETVERIAERIDKISVYGGLDQVLNGLVQIKGAQA; encoded by the coding sequence ATAAGAACAACAATAAAAGTGAAACAGGGACAACTGGGTTTATTAAAGAAGGACGATGAATATATTGATGTCCTTGCTGCGGGTGAACATAAATTTTTCGATCTTCGCCGTCAATTAAGTGTTGAGTTGGTGGAATTGAACGGTCCTGCAATTGAAAGAGAGAAAGCCGAATTTTTACGTCAATATCATCCAGAATGGGTGAGTGAATATTGTTTTGATATTGTGCTATCTGATGAAGAGATTGGCTTACTCTATGAAAATGGTTCACTTAAAGAGATCTTAGCGCCGAGTACTCGCCGTCTCTATTGGAATTATGCACAACGTTCAATGGAAGTGTTGTCAGCAAATGAATTGGAAGTTTCGCCCACGTTGGTTAAAAAATTACAGCATCCAAAATTACGTAACCAAACGATAAAAGGCAGTGAAGGTGTATTAAGTGTAGATATTCCGACATGGCATGCGGGCATTATCCGTGTTAATGGTGAGACTCAATCATTATTACCACCTGGATTAAAAGGTTATTGGCGTTATCAGCACAAAGTTGATGTTGAAGTTGTTGATATGCGCTTGCAAACACTCGATGTAAGCGGACAAGAGATCTTAACGAAAGATAAAGTGACCTTACGCATTAATCTGTCTGCGAGTTGGCGTTATCGCGACGTGCTTTCAGCGTACCAATTGCTGAGTTCACCTCTTGAGTTCTTATATAAAGAGTTGCAGTTTGCATTACGTGAAGCCGTAGGAACAAGAACATTGGATGAATTATTAGAAAATAAAACGCTGATTGACAGTTTAGTGAGTGAAAAAATCAGTGAAGTGACTAAAGGATATGGCATTGAAGTCGCTTCATTAGGGGTAAAAGACATTGTTTTACCGGGTGAAATGAAAACAATTTTAGCGCAAGTGGTTGAGGCTGAAAAATCAGCTCAGGCTAATGTTATACGTCGAAGAGAAGAGACATCCGCGACACGTTCTTTATTAAATACGGCAAAAGTGATGGAAAACAATCCAGTAGCTCTACGATTAAAAGAGTTAGAAACCGTAGAGCGTATTGCAGAACGTATTGATAAGATTTCCGTTTATGGCGGTTTAGACCAAGTATTAAACGGGTTAGTACAAATTAAAGGAGCACAGGCATGA
- a CDS encoding fimbrial protein: MKLNKLALVLGLGLSVAAGSTFAADQGHGTVKFVGSIIDAPCSIHPDSENQTVPLGQISTASLKDGGRSNSRDFKITLENCTTETYKTVQTTFTGSEDADILAGSLGIEGIAKNAAVVITDAGGKQIKLGTPSAAQTLRDGNNDLNFAAYLQGSSAEAAVPGDFTAIATFALTYQ, encoded by the coding sequence ATGAAATTAAATAAATTAGCGTTAGTTCTTGGCTTAGGTTTATCTGTTGCTGCAGGTTCTACATTCGCTGCTGATCAAGGTCACGGTACAGTTAAATTTGTTGGTTCAATTATTGATGCACCTTGTTCTATTCATCCTGATTCAGAAAATCAAACTGTTCCATTAGGTCAAATTTCTACTGCTTCATTAAAAGATGGCGGTCGTAGTAATTCTCGTGATTTTAAAATTACTTTAGAGAATTGCACAACAGAAACTTATAAAACTGTTCAAACAACCTTCACTGGTTCAGAAGATGCAGACATCTTAGCAGGTTCTTTAGGTATTGAAGGTATTGCTAAAAATGCTGCTGTTGTTATCACCGATGCTGGTGGTAAACAAATCAAATTAGGCACACCAAGTGCTGCTCAAACATTACGTGATGGTAATAACGATCTGAACTTTGCTGCTTACTTACAAGGTTCTTCTGCAGAAGCTGCTGTTCCTGGTGACTTCACTGCAATCGCAACTTTCGCACTGACTTATCAGTAA
- a CDS encoding RtcB family protein, producing the protein MILDHQIVKEAGTAEIKMWTNGVPVEADALKQLINTAKMPFIFKHMAVMPDVHLGKGSTIGSVIPTKGAIIPAAVGVDIGCGMIAVKTSLHANDLPDNLFAIRTAIERAVPHGRTSYQSGNDRGSWKNPPKLVDQHWQQLEGRFKVLTDKYPRLRNTNNYRHLGTLGTGNHFIELCLDESDNVWVMLHSGSRGVGNAIGTLFIQMAQEDMREHIANLPDKNLAYLKEGTLFYDDYIEAVEWAQDFARHNREIMMERVLAALSTQITKPFTTQQQAVNCHHNYVQKEMHFGEEVLVTRKGAVSAQKGEMGIIPGSMGAKSFIVRGKGNAESFCSCSHGAGRVMSRTAAKKAFSVEDQIRATAHVECRKDEDVIDEIPMAYKDIDAVMKAQLSLVEVVHTLRQVVCVKG; encoded by the coding sequence ATGATATTGGATCATCAAATAGTAAAAGAAGCAGGGACTGCGGAAATCAAAATGTGGACAAATGGTGTACCTGTTGAAGCAGATGCTCTAAAGCAACTTATCAATACCGCCAAGATGCCTTTTATTTTTAAACATATGGCAGTAATGCCCGATGTTCACTTAGGGAAAGGTTCAACAATAGGGAGTGTTATTCCAACAAAAGGCGCGATTATTCCGGCTGCAGTTGGTGTGGATATTGGATGTGGAATGATTGCGGTGAAAACATCATTACACGCAAATGATCTGCCAGATAATTTATTTGCCATAAGAACGGCAATAGAAAGAGCAGTACCTCATGGACGAACAAGTTATCAATCAGGGAACGACCGTGGTTCATGGAAGAACCCACCTAAACTTGTTGATCAACATTGGCAACAACTTGAAGGGCGTTTTAAGGTTTTAACTGATAAATACCCACGTTTACGAAATACAAATAACTATCGTCACCTTGGTACATTAGGAACAGGGAACCACTTTATCGAGTTGTGCCTTGATGAATCAGATAATGTTTGGGTAATGCTACATAGTGGATCTCGTGGTGTTGGTAATGCTATTGGTACGTTATTTATACAAATGGCACAAGAAGACATGAGAGAGCATATTGCTAACTTGCCAGATAAAAATTTAGCGTACTTAAAAGAAGGAACGCTTTTCTATGATGACTATATAGAAGCCGTAGAATGGGCTCAGGATTTTGCCCGACATAATCGTGAAATCATGATGGAACGCGTGTTGGCGGCATTATCAACACAAATAACTAAACCTTTTACGACTCAACAACAGGCAGTGAACTGCCACCATAACTATGTGCAAAAAGAAATGCACTTTGGTGAAGAGGTACTGGTGACTCGAAAAGGTGCCGTTTCTGCTCAAAAAGGTGAAATGGGGATCATTCCGGGTTCAATGGGAGCGAAGAGCTTTATTGTTAGAGGTAAGGGAAATGCCGAAAGTTTCTGTTCATGTAGTCATGGCGCAGGACGTGTAATGAGCCGTACTGCGGCAAAAAAAGCCTTTAGTGTTGAGGACCAAATTCGGGCAACAGCGCATGTGGAATGTCGAAAAGATGAAGATGTGATTGATGAAATTCCGATGGCTTATAAGGATATTGATGCTGTTATGAAGGCTCAGTTATCACTTGTTGAGGTTGTTCATACTCTACGACAGGTTGTTTGTGTAAAAGGATAA